In a genomic window of Verrucomicrobiia bacterium:
- a CDS encoding glycosyltransferase family 4 protein: MRILTLISKFPWPLTDGAVIRDFNLLREAAKRHEISLLCFLFKPSDREQFDALRPFCKKIVGLDLVRTKGRALVNAAQSLVTADPFIIREYWRPEMAHALEKFADEERIDVIHSHFLHMSQYVGHKRGAAFVHDAHNLEHVLWQRMGRTTANPLKKAFIQTQYGKLVRRQQDVARASEKCVVLSDEDRAEYRRICPEADVTTVPNGADVEYWTPRDDAVEQGSILYFGNLGWPPQADAAIYFHDKILPLIRRQVPDAKFYIAGQNPPENVKALASDRVIVTGFVPDMREYVARATVIVMPLRAGAGTKHRVFQALCMKKPVVCTAVAAEGIALTHGETAMLADDPETFASATVSLLQDAALRQRLGERGRQLVLDRYDWRAIYEHLEEAFQEAVRKRK; the protein is encoded by the coding sequence GTGAGAATCCTTACACTGATCTCGAAATTCCCGTGGCCGCTCACGGACGGCGCGGTCATTCGCGATTTCAACCTCCTGCGCGAAGCGGCGAAGCGTCATGAGATCTCTCTGCTTTGCTTCTTGTTCAAGCCAAGCGACCGCGAGCAATTCGACGCGTTACGGCCCTTCTGCAAGAAAATCGTCGGTCTCGACCTTGTGCGAACGAAGGGACGCGCACTTGTCAACGCCGCCCAAAGCCTGGTCACCGCCGACCCGTTTATCATCCGCGAGTATTGGAGGCCCGAGATGGCGCACGCGCTGGAAAAGTTCGCAGACGAGGAGCGCATCGATGTCATCCACTCGCACTTCCTGCACATGAGCCAGTATGTCGGCCACAAACGCGGGGCCGCCTTTGTGCACGATGCCCATAATCTGGAACACGTTCTCTGGCAGCGCATGGGGCGCACTACCGCCAATCCCCTCAAGAAGGCGTTCATTCAGACACAGTACGGCAAATTGGTGCGACGTCAGCAGGACGTGGCACGCGCCAGCGAGAAGTGCGTCGTGCTTTCGGATGAAGATCGCGCGGAGTATAGACGCATCTGCCCGGAGGCCGACGTGACGACGGTTCCCAACGGCGCGGACGTCGAATACTGGACACCGCGTGACGACGCTGTCGAGCAGGGGTCGATTCTTTATTTCGGCAACCTCGGTTGGCCGCCGCAGGCCGACGCCGCCATTTACTTTCACGACAAGATTCTTCCACTTATCCGCCGACAGGTGCCCGACGCGAAGTTCTACATTGCGGGGCAAAACCCGCCTGAAAACGTGAAAGCCCTCGCGAGCGACCGCGTCATCGTGACCGGCTTCGTGCCGGATATGCGCGAGTACGTCGCCCGGGCCACCGTCATTGTCATGCCATTGCGCGCAGGCGCGGGCACGAAGCATCGCGTGTTTCAAGCGTTGTGCATGAAGAAGCCGGTGGTCTGCACCGCCGTGGCAGCCGAAGGGATTGCACTGACGCACGGCGAGACGGCGATGCTGGCGGATGATCCGGAAACATTTGCCAGCGCCACCGTTTCCCTGCTACAAGATGCGGCGCTGCGCCAGCGGCTCGGAGAACGGGGCCGTCAGCTTGTCCTCGATCGCTATGACTGGCGCGCGATCTACGAACATCTGGAGGAGGCTTTTCAGGAGGCGGTTCGCAAACGAAAATGA
- a CDS encoding UDP-glucose/GDP-mannose dehydrogenase family protein, with translation MRISVFGLGYVGSVTAACFADKGHDVIGVEVNPDKLALFHAGQTPLFEPGLAELLANTHGAGRFGATADAAEAIRSSSISFICVGTPSKKGGQADLSHVEHVSREIGEALRSKQGTHTVVVRSTMLPGSIEGIVIPQIEAASGKHEGRDFHVVANPEFMREGSAIRDFYEPPFVVIGERLAGAGDALAELYRCMDAPQVRITIRAAEAIKFACNAFHAMKITFANEIGQFCKAHGIDSHEVMDIVCRDTKLNISKTYLQPGLAYGGSCLPKDLRALIGRARENDVELPMLEAIARSNLSQIQRTIDFITEVGHREIAILGLSFKVGTDDLRESPLVIMAETLLGKGFKLAIHDSDVELTRLTGANKRFLEEKLPHINSLLSASLEEVVARSKTLVVCKNAPEYHGLPRLISPHHHVVDLVAALKNAKIPTAQYHGLYW, from the coding sequence ATGAGAATTAGCGTCTTCGGATTGGGTTATGTTGGTTCCGTCACGGCGGCCTGTTTCGCGGACAAGGGGCACGACGTCATCGGCGTTGAGGTGAATCCCGATAAACTGGCGCTGTTCCACGCGGGCCAGACGCCGCTGTTCGAACCCGGGCTGGCCGAACTCTTGGCGAACACTCACGGCGCCGGCCGCTTCGGTGCGACCGCAGACGCTGCCGAGGCGATTCGCAGCTCCAGCATCTCGTTCATTTGCGTGGGCACGCCCAGCAAGAAAGGCGGACAGGCTGATTTGTCCCACGTTGAACATGTCTCGCGTGAAATTGGCGAAGCGTTGCGCAGTAAACAAGGAACGCACACGGTGGTGGTCCGCAGCACGATGTTGCCGGGCAGCATCGAGGGCATTGTCATCCCGCAAATCGAGGCGGCGTCCGGCAAACACGAGGGCCGGGATTTCCATGTCGTGGCCAACCCCGAATTCATGCGTGAAGGCTCGGCGATCCGCGATTTTTACGAACCGCCATTTGTCGTCATCGGCGAGCGCCTGGCCGGGGCGGGCGATGCGCTCGCCGAACTGTACCGCTGCATGGATGCGCCCCAGGTGCGCATCACGATTCGCGCTGCGGAAGCCATCAAGTTTGCCTGCAACGCGTTTCATGCGATGAAAATCACCTTTGCCAACGAGATCGGGCAATTCTGCAAGGCCCACGGCATCGATAGCCATGAGGTCATGGACATCGTTTGCCGCGATACGAAGCTTAATATTTCCAAAACGTATCTCCAACCGGGCCTGGCGTACGGCGGTTCTTGTCTACCGAAGGATTTGCGCGCGCTCATCGGACGGGCTCGCGAGAACGATGTCGAACTGCCCATGCTGGAAGCGATCGCGCGCAGCAACCTCAGCCAGATCCAGCGGACGATCGACTTCATAACGGAGGTCGGCCACCGCGAGATTGCCATCCTGGGATTGAGTTTCAAAGTCGGCACTGACGACTTGCGGGAAAGTCCCCTTGTCATTATGGCCGAGACGTTGCTGGGCAAAGGTTTCAAATTGGCAATACACGATTCCGATGTGGAACTGACCCGTTTGACCGGCGCCAACAAGCGGTTTCTTGAAGAAAAACTGCCGCACATCAACTCGCTGCTATCGGCCTCGCTGGAGGAAGTCGTTGCGCGAAGCAAGACGCTCGTCGTCTGCAAGAACGCTCCCGAGTACCACGGGTTGCCGCGATTGATTTCTCCGCATCATCATGTTGTCGACCTCGTGGCTGCACTGAAGAACGCCAAAATCCCCACCGCGCAGTATCACGGCTTGTACTGGTGA
- a CDS encoding glycosyltransferase — translation MQLELQIADALRNSPAIWKLHAVGLRLQSLAQSQPEDKLLTLAQSYRRWPSRSLEQQLAPWLTPEHAAIWREKRIGWSRYRQQLSSPVITKSLILKAPGVDGEKGVLYVSFEYNWLRLLQHFELRHLLEDYFLIGASSWSPPDFPAHWALARVGPDPVFMQISNPSDMELYARFDHKIRPIPIMASDWINPDFYEPKPHNQREIDILMVAGWSHVKRHWLLFRALRKMSQRLRVVLIGQDADGRTANDVLREAKAFGVADRIQMIRDANINEVTKHQCNSKTSIILSAREGSCVVVAESLFADAPVAMMENAHVGSRTYINSQTGVLLRAGAMHTQLNEMLEHSASFSPRTWALANIASTRTTEKLNGIIRDYSLERGLPWTRDIAPMCWRPDPVYMRISGKEQLQGAYAALQKRHGVVIAGHEVHLQTEPQTL, via the coding sequence TTGCAACTAGAACTGCAAATTGCCGACGCGCTGCGTAACAGCCCCGCAATCTGGAAACTCCATGCGGTCGGGCTGCGGTTGCAGTCGCTTGCGCAATCACAACCTGAAGACAAACTGCTGACTCTCGCGCAATCCTATCGCCGCTGGCCGTCACGCTCATTGGAACAACAACTCGCACCGTGGCTGACCCCGGAACATGCCGCGATCTGGCGGGAAAAGAGAATCGGTTGGTCGCGGTATCGTCAGCAACTCTCCTCCCCGGTAATCACCAAGAGCCTAATTTTGAAAGCCCCGGGCGTGGACGGCGAGAAAGGCGTGCTGTACGTCTCGTTCGAGTATAATTGGTTACGGCTACTACAGCATTTTGAATTAAGACATTTGCTTGAGGATTACTTCCTGATCGGCGCGTCGTCATGGTCGCCTCCTGATTTTCCCGCGCACTGGGCGCTGGCGCGTGTGGGACCTGACCCGGTATTCATGCAGATTTCCAATCCGTCGGACATGGAATTGTACGCGCGTTTTGATCACAAGATTCGGCCGATTCCGATTATGGCGAGCGATTGGATCAATCCTGATTTCTACGAGCCAAAACCCCACAACCAGCGCGAGATTGACATCCTCATGGTCGCGGGTTGGTCACACGTCAAGCGTCACTGGCTCCTGTTCCGCGCCCTGCGCAAAATGTCGCAACGACTTCGCGTTGTGCTGATTGGTCAGGATGCAGATGGCCGGACTGCGAACGACGTACTCCGCGAGGCGAAGGCATTCGGCGTGGCGGACCGCATCCAGATGATCCGGGACGCCAACATCAATGAAGTGACAAAGCATCAATGCAACAGCAAGACGTCGATCATCTTGAGCGCGCGCGAGGGATCGTGTGTGGTCGTGGCGGAATCGCTTTTTGCTGACGCTCCCGTGGCAATGATGGAGAATGCACACGTCGGGTCGCGCACCTACATCAACTCCCAAACGGGCGTATTGCTGCGGGCTGGCGCGATGCATACGCAGCTTAATGAAATGCTGGAGCATTCCGCGTCGTTTTCACCGCGCACGTGGGCGCTGGCAAATATTGCCAGCACCCGGACGACCGAAAAACTGAATGGTATTATCCGTGACTATTCTCTAGAACGCGGGTTGCCCTGGACGAGGGACATTGCACCCATGTGCTGGCGACCGGACCCTGTTTACATGCGGATCAGCGGCAAAGAGCAACTACAAGGCGCCTACGCGGCCCTCCAAAAACGCCACGGGGTCGTTATTGCCGGACATGAAGTCCATCTTCAAACGGAACCACAAACATTATGA